The Aedes albopictus strain Foshan chromosome 1, AalbF5, whole genome shotgun sequence genomic interval ATAAACCAGGTTAGTTATCTATGTAATTTATTGTCGTagcaataaggggctgtccataaaccacgtggtcatgaggggggggggggttcggccaatgagcattttgtatggacgaataaaaaatttagtatggactaatgaccacgcgggggggggggggtggtaagtcccaaaaaaaatggccacgtggtttatggacagcccctaaacttCATTTTACATAATTAGTTTTTACAACATAGGTATttaaggttgaagaattcatcattgatatcatcgtcatcattgaaactgTTAAAATAGTTTTCTCGTTCCAAACGCACCCGGGTTGCGAGGTacataacaaaccaataactaaagaataacatattttgtcatcatatctaaatttgcaattctttagtttttaattaatagctcaggatgacacataaataTCAAAACCTGCTATCATTGAAAAACTTATAATTGGCGAGATATTATTGAATAgtttaataacataataataacaaatatgaCTATCATACTACACAGccttaatataaaaaaaaataacataatttaccatcatattaaattatgttattattttgacattctttttgctattattttgttattacaatggcaaaatcagttattctttagttgttatgccatagaaattcagaatttattagaaattattatttttgttatttcaactcttatttcaaacaaactgatAGCAAAttctgccattcaaacattctattttaatgttaaaatttgcccttcatttgccatttcgctttAATAATAATaaccatttcgctctacccgggaaaTGCTCGTTTAAAAAATGTATTCACAGTATTCCAGATtgagaatggaatacagtgaatacattttcaggaTAAACATTTATGTTTCaaaagagaaaactgctttcgaaatttcaatgatgacgatgatatcaattCTTCAACCTTAAGTAAAACATGCTAGCACTCTCTCGCCTTTATAAATGATCATCCGACATAACATATTATCTATTGGATTTAGTGgaatcacagataacagatgtttatgctagtacaaatttttcgcagaatcctgtgtaaatattcaaaacgatatacgttggctcactaccgccatctactcaactgattgcggcatTTCAtcgaacttgaatgcaagaatagttcaaagttccagtttcataCGAGACCGAATGCAATCTTGAGTATACAactgcgtagtgcatgcaatcttgaaagcgatcgcTGCCtttcgatcactgcgccatctctaaatgattgccacatgagtctcAGCTGCttgttacatacaaaatggctgttgagcatttttacacacattgccaatataagcataaacgtctgttatctgtggtggaATGAACTAAACTTCGAGCTCTACTCCGAATActttttagaaattctaaaacaaaatctaagtaATCAACAAGGGTCTTCTTCAGGGTGTATTCCCGGAATTCCACTAAGGATCTTTCCTGATATTGTTCTTAATATCTTTTTGAAtgaacttttttctttttttgggttaaTGCTTTCATCTATAAAATTTTCGAGTGACTTTTTTCGTAATAGGTAcctgatttttttctgtaaaaaaaacttgtaaaaatATCGCAAGAAAAAGAAAAATCTCGAAAGAGTTTCTGACAAAACTATAATAAATTTTAGTTCCAAAGTCGTGTACGCTGGCTGTAGTGTATAACATGCGCGCATTAGAACTGAGGGGAGAAATTCGCTACGCGCATGGATATAGTACGATTGATCTTTTGAATAcaagtttttcaaaaatggaaatttatttaaaaaaagggATATAAATCCCTATGAGAATTAATggtgaaaactttgaagaaaacccctgaggaatctttgaagaaactcttggataaGTAACTGGACAattacctagagaaattctagaaaaaatcctgaggaattttaaccctcctttggcattagggtcatttttgacccaaatcgtacactacgtcagcgagctgctgccaacgtgatgcaaaaggaaggttaaaccaGCAAGAAAGTCtttaaaaaaatgcaacattgtctttcaggaattttcccatagtttATTCCAATGATTGCTGTTGGAATTTTTTAGTATTTTCACTGCGGAGGAAGGTATTTTCTGTTTGTACATTCATCTCCCCAtgggtttctcttggaatttcttcagtatttcctcaagACGCTgtcaataaactacgtagactcatttttgaccaTTCAGAACCACCCTCATAGACTTTGTCCAtataaaattttcgaaataaGTATGAAGCTTAGGCTTTGACCAGGCCATCCCCGCCCCCTAACAGTCTACATAATTCGTAGACGAGCCCTAATGTATTCTCCCTGGGTAATACTTATCTAAAGATTAAGTTTCTTTCTATAATGTCTCACTGGGATTCTCCAGactttacaaatattttttttttcaaatttttaagaattaccCTCACAATGTCCTATACAAATTCATGctcattattttaagaattcctcgaaaaagttTATATGAGGTACTGCCtataaaaacttcagaaattatttccttttcattcaggttttttcaagttttttttaatagatagctccatgattttttttttcaatattttctttgCTAGAAATTACTTCATAATTATTTTAGTATATTCTCTTGAATGACGGGCTCTGGCATCTTCAAGAAcactaaaaattcttgaaggaatattgttgaaaaaaaaaacatgagatagAGTTGTGATAAAACGTCTTCAAATTGCAGAAAGCTTAGAACATTTAAGATGAACTGCGTTAATTTACGAATCAACAATTCAGCTCCCACCCGGCAATTTGTCCATTCCAGGTGAAAGTGCCTTTTCTTTATACACTATTGTAGattgttcaaattttatgtttaatataccgtctacccccgttggtttgacctcatctaatctgaacactttttaatttgaccccctctaatctgcacatcgttcaaactaaaaatggttcaaacgtcattctgatcatggaacggggtgaaatggaacgcagaatcaaaacaaaacagcaaaaagaattaccatcagtgtgtttttcgatgctcacagggttactataagttcaaattaaaaaataaaccccgttggtttgcatgaggtgtcgttcaaaccaacgggggtagacggtatacgtaatgtagaaaaataaaactttacTTCCACACTGTCGCGGGTTTTGCGCGAATTTAATTTCACAATCGCGCGGATtgggcgcggatttttttccacgcttctcgtaacaaccctggatctagtgtcatccccatagttccaatcgagcaggagacctgtcaaaacgacaaggattctccactttggtatactcgagacactttaattgacatcaagcaccatctttgaatgccaTGCTCCATAAcagcattccatgcaccatcccAATGATACCAGTGTTTTCTAGGGATCTTATACACCatggtgacatcatgcacctttattgctacacgcaatttgatttttttcagcaactaatgtttacaccatctccaaatctcatgcttcatctacacggagagacgaaactacccaaaagtgagttctttccacccaacttcggggttgcgtgcgtcaagccaattttgagttgatggaatcgatgtttttgttgggttgttcccgcttgcttccatgtgaaaaaaatacctaattttaagttttttccacccaaccgaaattttgactaggttgtattcactcaaatttgagtactgtgctagaaactcagcgttggcttgacgcacggaactgcaaaagttgggctgtttctctcttcactctctgacaacaacagaaagagcgcatgaaaagggagatgaaaaagaactcaaaattgagtttaaaagtacctaattttgagtttttcagtttctccgtgtaagtATTGTATATATCAAATTgcaattaccgtctacccccgttggtttgaccgcatctaatctgaacactttttaatttgaccccataatctgcacatcgtttaaaataaaaatggctcaaatagtggtttctgcttttagtagtgttgcgtgtacgtacacgctgcattacacgaacaccacttgagttactggttgaaaatagtaaacaaagatcagctgttcccagcaaaatcaaatgggcatattttcaaccagtagatttgcattagtgtttgtGACACcgtgctgcgaaaccactatgggttcaaacgtcattctgctaatggaacgaagtgaaacggaacgcagaatcaaaacaaaacatcaaataaggcTGCCAGCAGTGTGTTTTTCCGTCGCCcgcagggttgctagaagttcaaactaaaaatgaatcCCGTTAGTTTGCGTgaagtgtcgttcaaaccaacgggggtagacggtacttgcCACACATGCACTATCTTGACGTTCTTTGATACATAAAATTCTCTGCACCCTCTTGGTGTTCATTGAGGcatcttatacttatgacacacatgtgatacaagaatcactgtacaattgcgcttgaaatgagtgccatactgaaaattctctcagtttaaGTCAGCCTtgtcagaattttcttgacactgcgtaccgttgtacaggaatcacactcgtatcacatgtctgtccggggtattatacgccacaattgaattttgtatACCATTTTTGTAGTTcgcgcatcaaaatagcattccatggatcattttgagaattaCTCTAccacctcgagaaattcttggaggaaatccctagtggaatttcaggaggaatccttgaaggaccttctggaggagtctctggagcaaTTACTAAAGGAGTGCTTGAAAGCAGCGAGCTAAGTGGGTCGACCaactggaggacgatctgcggaccctgcgcagagtaggggagactgggtagacttgatccctttttcttaatttacctgtaaCTTTAAGGAAACCACAacactagatccgatttccgtacagaatggcaggtaaacatctattgcaagtttatacacagcAGAAGGTCTTTTAATTATTGTTtatgttttcaaaactgtgtttttatggaggcatgtctcatgatgtattttttcaaaattgggtgATACTTGAGCAcacggtttatttaaagggaaaataactccagaggcTTCCTTTTCGTTTtcctttcaagttttcttgtattttcgatgaatatggtgtatttgaaattctAAGATTTCCCTAAATTtttaggatatgccgtatttttaaaatggggagacttgatcccccttttcatggtttgtactaaaataataattatccgaCACATTTTATCGATCTAGTATATACATACTAGAATTCcaaggcttccgaatagaattttatttttcacatatatAATGTGTATGTAATCCtcgggggatcaagtctcccctgtgtcactgttgtgtatactaagctgcattaattaaaatatgtttataacagccttatttggataaatacgtttgatagtattttatttaaactatgcgatctcaaattttgacacgatttggttcaattttcacaaagttattgagatttttccgaATCTCCTAAAAgacttctgaaggactgaaaacaaaccttcagccgttaaaaaataatgcaatgtacaatatAAATCACTTGAAGCCGAAACCatgtcgtttgtccaggagtagttctggaaaaaaatatgttagaagaaaattgtttttgattccgagaaaatatgtgGGGAACAgttctccccagggatcaagtctcctcagtctcccctacggaactggagacaaacagccatggaccgagtggattgtagacggctactatgtacagcagaggccaccccggccttagcctgatcggtaaggtaggtaagcttgaaagaattcttgaaggaataagttctcaaaaactgctggagaagtctagggaaattcatgtagaatttccaggaagaaacaactacaggaattgctggataattattgaaggaatccccagcaggagttccaggaagaatacctggaggtattcattAAGAAATCCTTAACAGAAACGCTATAGGcagctctggaaaattcctgaagaaatatctgatgtaatccctggaggaattcctgaagaaattccttgagaatttcttggataagtttctggaggaatttctggaagacatccgtgaaaattcttttaggattttcaggaggaatccgtggagcaattcctggatgaaatatttaggaattccggcagacattcctagaggatttttcccagaagaaatttcagaatgaattcgtggaggtaattctgaaagaattcctggaggaatttctggaggaatatatgaggcttcccggagaaatttccggaaggaatgtctgaaggaactcctcgaggaatttctaaaggtattcctgtagggatttctggaggaattttttgtggaattggtttaggaatttctgaaaaaaaaaatcataaatgaatccttggaggagttcctgcagaaattcctggaaaaatcctggagaaattcctggacgaatccgtggagaatttcctggaggaatccctcgcggaattcctcgacttattcctgcaggaattcttggaagagttccgggagaaattcctttaggattttctggaggaattcctggaataattttttgaggtatttctggaggaaatcatgcaagaatccttggaggaagctctggaacaATGATTCCGCTCGAAATTTTCTATCTAGGAATTTTGACTCCATATATGGAGTcttctccaattctagcatcactaatggggtttttaaattttgaaaaatgtattgatttttttattttaaacaaaagagcacctttttctgagtcactatgacttttttcagatttttagaactttgctttggtacctaaaatcaatttcaaagagattttttgaaatcaccttttgacaggtgggcaactgtttgacagctccgacagcgattcgacaaatcgctcccatgcaaacttcaaattgatttttaaataggttcccggactccaaaattcatgaaaatttgtatttcggctcagtttgacatgcagattcagactatcgcattatctcaacaccgttaaaaaaGCAAATTGTCCAAGATTGAAATTCTTTTACAGCGAcattatttttttgaattaactgataattttctcgatatcTTCtatcgtttataaaattttattagAGTCGAGGTAATGACTTCATATTGAAGTTTCGCATtgtcttgaaatcatcaccatccgaagccttctccagaatcccaatatgaagtacttggcgatgttaccaccacagcatgttgaaaccccttcttAGGAATTTATATTTCGTGTAACACCATGATTCTTTTGCACCATCACCATATATAGCACCATCATTGtagtccccccccccccttaccaagaaccctgcgcacgctagtgaatCCTCGTAAGAATTTCCTGataaactcctggacgaatcttctAAAGCTCTCAAGGAGGACTCCAGAGAGAAATAATCGAAGACTTCGATTCGAAGGATCACTTAGTGATCCTTGTTTGGATGCAGCGTTCTGGACCCATAACTTGTACCCAGTTGCAGTGATAATTGAAAGCTGACTCGTTTCATTGACACGAATAATATTGAGCACGTTAGGCGTCTTCAAAACTTACGATACAAACTTGAAAACATTCGTTTCTAGATGTAGGTGGTGGGTAGACCTAGATACTTTTATTTCCCTAGAATACAACGAAAACACACGTCCGTTTCGTACTCACCGTTCTTCTAAAACATAAGAAGtacataaaaaaaactcaagaatTCATCATCTTACAACAAACATAAACTATCGCAATGATCCGGAATAATAAACTCAAAACCTAATCAAGGAGCTGATGGAAAGAAAACGATCTTATTTATCAAATACCGCAGCTTCAGGACTTACCGAATCCGCCCATCAGGTTCCCCAGCCCGCCGGCGCCCTGCTGCAGCTGCCTCATCATGTTCTGCAGTCCGCTCATGCCGCCCATCTGCTGGAACATCCTCGGGTCGATCATCTTCGCCATCTGCTGGTTCAGCTTGGCCATCTGCGTCGGGTTGACGTTCTTGGTCATATCTCCGCTCTTGAACAGACCCTTGATGCCGCCCATCTTCTTGATGACGGCGGCAAACTTCGTGTACTGCGAAATGAGGTCCCGGACCTCCCGTTCCGTCACGCCCGATCCCTGCGCCACCCGAATCACCCGCGTCGGCTGCTTGCTGAACAGCTTGGCACCGTCCTTGTTGTCCAGCTCGCCGTCGGACATCGAATCCATCATGGTCATGAGGCGTTTGATGCGGGCCATCGATTCCTGCTCGCCGCCCTTGGTCATGAAGTCTTGGGAAAAACCGGGGATCATGCCCTGCAGAGATGGAGGAATGTTAGTTGTTATGTTTGGATTATTTTGGAGAGTTACGAAAGACTCACCATAATCTGCGAAAACGGTCCCATCTTCATGATGTTCTGGAACTGCTCGTACATGTCTCGGATGGTGAACTGACCATGCTTAATCTTGTCGATCAACTCTTCGTTGTCGTCCAGATTCAGCTCGTTGACCTTGTCGATCAGACCTTCGATGTCGCCCATTCCGAGCAGCTTGCTGATAAATGGCTTTGTCTTGAATGGCTCCAGGTCGTCAATGTGTTCGCCCGTTCCGATGAAGATGATCGGGGAATTCGTTGCCGCCACGCTGCAAAATATAATGAAAGCATAATTGAAGCTGAATGAAAACTTAACATTATAAATAATACTTACGCTGACAGAGCACCGCCTCCCTTGGCATGACCATCCAGCTTGGTGATAATGACCGAACCGATGTCGACCTTTTCCTTGAAAGCTTTGGCTTGCGCCTCGCAAGCCTGTCCAATAGTGGCATCCATCACGAAGATAATGTTATCCGGCTTCACAGCCGTGGCCACCGCCAACATCTCCTCGAACAGCGATTCCTCCTGCTTGTGCCGTCCACTGGTATCGACAATAATAAACTCGAATCCCTCTTTCTTAAACATGTCCACGCCATCCTGGGCGATGACCACCGGATCCACCTCCGTGTAGCTTCCGTAGAACGGAATTCGAGCCTTGGTGGCGTTCTGCTTGATCTGATCGTACGCACCGGCACGGAACGTATCCGCACAAACCAGACACGACTTCCA includes:
- the LOC109428472 gene encoding signal recognition particle subunit SRP54, with product MVLADLGRKITNALHSLSKATIINEEVLDSMLKEICTALLEADVNIRLVKKLRENVKSVIDFDEMAGGLNKRRMIQSAVFKELVKLVDPGVKPFQPVKGRPNVIMFVGLQGSGKTTTCTKLAYHYQKKNWKSCLVCADTFRAGAYDQIKQNATKARIPFYGSYTEVDPVVIAQDGVDMFKKEGFEFIIVDTSGRHKQEESLFEEMLAVATAVKPDNIIFVMDATIGQACEAQAKAFKEKVDIGSVIITKLDGHAKGGGALSAVAATNSPIIFIGTGEHIDDLEPFKTKPFISKLLGMGDIEGLIDKVNELNLDDNEELIDKIKHGQFTIRDMYEQFQNIMKMGPFSQIMGMIPGFSQDFMTKGGEQESMARIKRLMTMMDSMSDGELDNKDGAKLFSKQPTRVIRVAQGSGVTEREVRDLISQYTKFAAVIKKMGGIKGLFKSGDMTKNVNPTQMAKLNQQMAKMIDPRMFQQMGGMSGLQNMMRQLQQGAGGLGNLMGGFGKS